A single Aythya fuligula isolate bAytFul2 chromosome 33, bAytFul2.pri, whole genome shotgun sequence DNA region contains:
- the LOC116500227 gene encoding zinc finger protein 345-like, which yields MEPYVLLDPRQRALYRDVMQESYETLMALEFPVSKPDLLSRLAHEGEPTALDLQVPKDAPSGEDGARAEQEPPGEETVEKEPETSKPTAEEHPSSPAEVKAGGSGEAPPQRAPQPGTTCGECGKSFSHKSALVKHQKIHSGDRPHECPDCGKGFIQRSDLTIHQRVHTGERPYACPDCGRRFSVSSSLLTHQRTHAPGGQKPNRCPQCGRSFADPGALDRHQKSHLGGKPYECGVCGKAFAWSSHLERHRRIHTGEKPFQCAQCGRAFAWSSHLDRHMRTHAAAAASEEEEEEEEEDEEEEEEPPPPPPQKCADCGKRLNHQTDPRRFKHKGTQTPPLGDDPLSSPPRPYRCEQCGKSFAHGSDLLKHQRVHTGERPYPCPDCQRCFRWGSALAKHRRTHARQQPLAKSCAEESGAGGKPYPCGACGKSFGWVSHLERHRRVHTGEKPFRCGECGRAFAVSSHLERHRRVHTGERPYRCGDCGKSFAVSSTLLAHRRTHVAQAGRPHACPECGKGFGTPLSLERHRRLHRGEKPYQCGVCGKGFAWSSHYDRHRLTHTGEKPFSCAHCGKRFGRSSHRNRHQRAHGAGGAEKRHGCPQCGKAFGLAAALAAHQRLHAAAATAGSSGLSLLPPSCPKKQTRDGAGTNNHVFWHKDSPSNPC from the exons ATGGAGCCCTACGTGCTGCTGGACCCGCGACAGCGAGCGCTGTATCGCGACGTGATGCAGGAGAGCTACGAGACGCTGATGGCGCTGG aattccCCGTTTCCAAGCCCGACCTGCTGTCCCGCCTGGCCCACGAGGGTGAACCAACAGCCCTGGATCTCCAAGTCCCCAAGGACGCCCCGTCTGGAG AGGACGGAGCACGAGCGGAGCAGGAACCCCCCGGAGAAGAAACTGTTGAGAAAGAGCCCGAAACCTCAAAACCCACGGCTGAGGAGCATCCCTCGAGCCCCGCCGAGGTGAAGGCGGGCGGGAGCGGGGAAGCCCCGCCGCAGcgagccccccagcccggcaCCACGTGCGGCGAGTGCGGCAAGAGCTTCAGCCACAAGTCGGCCCTGGTGAAACACCAAAAAATCCACAGCGGCGACCGGCCCCACGAGTGCCCCGACTGCGGCAAGGGCTTCATCCAACGCTCCGACCTCACCATCCACCAGCGGGTCCACACGGGCGAGCGGCCCTACGCCTGCCCCGACTGCGGCCGCCGCTTCAGCGTCAGCTCCTCGCTCCTCACCCACCAGCGCACCCACGCTCCCGGCGGCCAAAAACCCAACCGCTGCCCCCAGTGCGGCCGCAGCTTCGCCGACCCGGGGGCTCTCGACCGGCACCAGAAGAGCCACTTGGGGGGGAAACCCTACGAGTGCGGGGTGTGCGGCAAAGCCTTCGCCTGGAGCTCCCACCTCGAGCGCCACCGGCGCATCCACACGGGGGAGAAACCCTTCCAGTGCGCCCAGTGCGGGCGAGCCTTCGCTTGGAGCTCCCACCTCGACCGCCACATGCGCACccacgccgccgccgccgcctccgaggaggaggaggaagaggaggaagaggatgaggaggaggaggaagaacccccgccgccgcccccccagAAATGCGCCGACTGCGGCAAGCGCCTCAACCACCAGACGGACCCGCGGCGCTTCAAGCACAAGGGCACCCAGACGCCGCCGCTTGGGGACGAccccctcagcagccccccGCGGCCCTACCGCTGCGAGCAGTGCGGCAAAAGCTTCGCCCACGGCTCCGACCTCCTCAAACACCAGCGCGTCCACACCGGCGAGCGGCCCTACCCCTGCCCGGATTGCCAACGCTGCTTCCGTTggggctcggctctggccaAACACCGGCGCACCCACGCCCGGCAGCAGCCGCTTGCCAAAAGCTGCGCTGAGGAAAGCGGTGCTGGAGGAAAACCCTACCCGTGCGGGGCCTGCGGGAAGAGTTTCGGCTGGGTCTCGCACCTGGAGCGCCACCGGCGCGTCCACACGGGGGAGAAACCCTTCCGCTGCGGGGAGTGCGGGCGAGCTTTCGCCGTCAGCTCCCACCTGGAGCGGCACCGGCGGGTGCACACGGGCGAGCGGCCCTACCGCTGCGGCGACTGCGGCAAGAGCTTCGCCGTCAGCTCCACTTTGCTGGCCCACCGCCGCACCCACGTCGCCCAAGCGGGCCGGCCCCACGCTTGTCCCGAGTGCGGCAAAGGGTTCGGCACCCCGCTGAGCTTGGAGAGGCACCGGCGGCTCCACCGCGGAGAAAAACCCTACCAGTGCGGCGTCTGCGGCAAGGGTTTCGCCTGGAGCTCCCACTACGACCGCCACCGGCTCACCCACACCGGCGAGAAGCCTTTTTCCTGCGCCCACTGCGGCAAACGCTTCGGCCGCAGCTCCCACCGCAACCGGCACCAGCGGGCTCACGGCGCGGGGGGGGCCGAAAAGCGCCACGGCTGCCCCCAGTGCGGCAAAGCCTTCGGCCTCGCCGCCGCCCTGGCGGCTCACCAGCGACTgcacgccgccgccgccaccgccggcAGCAGCGGGCTCTccttgctgcctccctcctg CCCCAAAAAGCAGACCCGAGATGGAGCAGGCACAAATAACCACGTATTTTGGCACAAGGACAGCCCCAGCAACCCATGTTGA
- the LOC116500255 gene encoding zinc finger protein CKR1-like isoform X2, giving the protein MEPWVMLDPRQKALYRDVMQESYETLMSLAQGLVSEKAAEEGAAQQIPEELEARPSRSPERAKTLGSNRRKTKRPDKAVPHGLAKLPKTTPAPKLDCAKPLRGGAGAKGSARERPYGCADCGKSFPWASHLERHRRVHTGERPFGCPECGETYSQSSHLLQHRRTHASDRPHKCGECGKRFAGAAELAAHGRGHAAEKPHKCGDCGKGFVWASHLARHRRVHTGEKPFGCPECGEAFTQGSHLAKHRRSHTGERPHRCPACGKTFGQSSDLARHRRTHLGKKALRCGDCGKLFRAGPALARHQQGHRRERAHRCGDCGKGFVWASHLERHRRVHTGERPFPCGSCGERFAQKAHLLQHRKTHSPERPYKCGECGKRFGEAPPFLAHQRGHAAQKSYTCGECGKGFAWASHLERHRRVHTGEKPYECPECGEAFSQSSHLTKHRRSHLPKVDFSPSSRTRPAGGKPPAAPRLANPPRECSGEEQ; this is encoded by the exons aTGGAGCCCTGGGTGATGCTGGACCCACGGCAGAAGGCGCTGTACCGGGACGTGATGCAGGAGAGCTACGAAACGCTGATGTCCCTTG ctcaggggctggtgAGCGAAAAAGCCGCGGAGGAAGGCGCCGCCCAGCAGATCCCCGAGGAGCTCGAAGCGCGCCCGTCCCGCAGCCCGGAGAGGGCCAAAACTTTGGGCTCCAACCGGAGGAAAACCAAACGGCCCGACAAAGCCGTGCCCCACGGCCTCGCCAAActccccaaaaccaccccgGCCCCCAAATTAGACTGCGCCAAACCCCTCCGGGGGGGCGCGGGCGCCAAGGGCTCGGCGCGGGAGCGACCCTATGGCTGCGCCGACTGCGGGAAAAGCTTCCCGTGGGCTTCGCATTTGGAGAGGCACCGGCGGGTCCACACGGGCGAGCGGCCTTTCGGCTGCCCCGAGTGCGGCGAGACCTACAGCCAAAgctcccacctcctccagcaccgCCGCACCCACGCCAGCGACCGGCCCCACAAATGCGGCGAGTGCGGCAAGCGTTTCGCCGGGGCGGCCGAGCTGGCGGCTCACGGCCGGGGCCACGCGGCCGAAAAACCCCACAAATGCGGCGACTGCGGCAAAGGTTTCGTCTGGGCTTCCCACCTGGCCCGCCACCGCCGCGTCCACACCGGGGAGAAACCTTTCGGGTGCCCCGAGTGCGGCGAAGCTTTCACCCAAGGCTCCCACTTGGCCAAGCATCGCCGCAGCCACACGGGCGAGCGGCCCCACCGGTGCCCGGCTTGCGGCAAGACTTTTGGCCAGAGCTCCGACCTGGCCCGCCACCGCCGCAcccatttggggaaaaaagctttGCGCTGCGGGGATTGCGGCAAGCTTTTCCGCGCGGGGCCGGCCCTGGCCCGCCACCAACAGGGTCACCGGCGAGAGCGCGCCCACCGCTGCGGCGACTGCGGGAAGGGCTTCGTTTGGGCATCCCACCTGGAGAGGCACCGGCGGGTGCACACGGGCGAGCGCCCCTTCCCCTGCGGCAGCTGCGGCGAGCGCTTCGCCCAAAAAGcccacctcctccagcaccgCAAAACCCACTCCCCCGAGCGGCCCTATAAGTGCGGCGAGTGCGGGAAGCGTTTCGGGGAGGCCCCCCCTTTCCTGGCCCACCAGCGGGGCCACGCGGCCCAGAAGAGCTACACGTGCGGGGAGTGCGGCAAGGGTTTCGCCTGGGCGTCCCACCTGGAGCGCCACCGCCGCGTCCACACCGGGGAAAAACCCTACGAGTGCCCCGAGTGCGGCGAAGCCTTCAGCCAGAGCTCCCACCTCACCAAGCACCGCCGCAGCCACCTCCCCAAAGTGgatttctccccctcctccaggACCCGGCCGGCGGGGGGAAAGCCCCCCGCTGCGCCCCGCTTGGCGAATCCACCCAGGGAATGCAGCGGAGAGGAGCAATGA
- the LOC116500255 gene encoding zinc finger protein CKR1-like isoform X1 — protein MEPWVMLDPRQKALYRDVMQESYETLMSLAAQGLVSEKAAEEGAAQQIPEELEARPSRSPERAKTLGSNRRKTKRPDKAVPHGLAKLPKTTPAPKLDCAKPLRGGAGAKGSARERPYGCADCGKSFPWASHLERHRRVHTGERPFGCPECGETYSQSSHLLQHRRTHASDRPHKCGECGKRFAGAAELAAHGRGHAAEKPHKCGDCGKGFVWASHLARHRRVHTGEKPFGCPECGEAFTQGSHLAKHRRSHTGERPHRCPACGKTFGQSSDLARHRRTHLGKKALRCGDCGKLFRAGPALARHQQGHRRERAHRCGDCGKGFVWASHLERHRRVHTGERPFPCGSCGERFAQKAHLLQHRKTHSPERPYKCGECGKRFGEAPPFLAHQRGHAAQKSYTCGECGKGFAWASHLERHRRVHTGEKPYECPECGEAFSQSSHLTKHRRSHLPKVDFSPSSRTRPAGGKPPAAPRLANPPRECSGEEQ, from the exons aTGGAGCCCTGGGTGATGCTGGACCCACGGCAGAAGGCGCTGTACCGGGACGTGATGCAGGAGAGCTACGAAACGCTGATGTCCCTTG cagctcaggggctggtgAGCGAAAAAGCCGCGGAGGAAGGCGCCGCCCAGCAGATCCCCGAGGAGCTCGAAGCGCGCCCGTCCCGCAGCCCGGAGAGGGCCAAAACTTTGGGCTCCAACCGGAGGAAAACCAAACGGCCCGACAAAGCCGTGCCCCACGGCCTCGCCAAActccccaaaaccaccccgGCCCCCAAATTAGACTGCGCCAAACCCCTCCGGGGGGGCGCGGGCGCCAAGGGCTCGGCGCGGGAGCGACCCTATGGCTGCGCCGACTGCGGGAAAAGCTTCCCGTGGGCTTCGCATTTGGAGAGGCACCGGCGGGTCCACACGGGCGAGCGGCCTTTCGGCTGCCCCGAGTGCGGCGAGACCTACAGCCAAAgctcccacctcctccagcaccgCCGCACCCACGCCAGCGACCGGCCCCACAAATGCGGCGAGTGCGGCAAGCGTTTCGCCGGGGCGGCCGAGCTGGCGGCTCACGGCCGGGGCCACGCGGCCGAAAAACCCCACAAATGCGGCGACTGCGGCAAAGGTTTCGTCTGGGCTTCCCACCTGGCCCGCCACCGCCGCGTCCACACCGGGGAGAAACCTTTCGGGTGCCCCGAGTGCGGCGAAGCTTTCACCCAAGGCTCCCACTTGGCCAAGCATCGCCGCAGCCACACGGGCGAGCGGCCCCACCGGTGCCCGGCTTGCGGCAAGACTTTTGGCCAGAGCTCCGACCTGGCCCGCCACCGCCGCAcccatttggggaaaaaagctttGCGCTGCGGGGATTGCGGCAAGCTTTTCCGCGCGGGGCCGGCCCTGGCCCGCCACCAACAGGGTCACCGGCGAGAGCGCGCCCACCGCTGCGGCGACTGCGGGAAGGGCTTCGTTTGGGCATCCCACCTGGAGAGGCACCGGCGGGTGCACACGGGCGAGCGCCCCTTCCCCTGCGGCAGCTGCGGCGAGCGCTTCGCCCAAAAAGcccacctcctccagcaccgCAAAACCCACTCCCCCGAGCGGCCCTATAAGTGCGGCGAGTGCGGGAAGCGTTTCGGGGAGGCCCCCCCTTTCCTGGCCCACCAGCGGGGCCACGCGGCCCAGAAGAGCTACACGTGCGGGGAGTGCGGCAAGGGTTTCGCCTGGGCGTCCCACCTGGAGCGCCACCGCCGCGTCCACACCGGGGAAAAACCCTACGAGTGCCCCGAGTGCGGCGAAGCCTTCAGCCAGAGCTCCCACCTCACCAAGCACCGCCGCAGCCACCTCCCCAAAGTGgatttctccccctcctccaggACCCGGCCGGCGGGGGGAAAGCCCCCCGCTGCGCCCCGCTTGGCGAATCCACCCAGGGAATGCAGCGGAGAGGAGCAATGA